From Niallia sp. Man26:
ATCTTATGTTATCTTGGTTTGAAACAATAAAATGATGGTAAGGGATGAGATATTCATTAACTAGATGTTTAAACTGCTTTGAATCTGTAACCTTAACAGTAAAAAATAATATATCAAAATAAACCTCTGTAAAATCCTTGAGGCCTTCATCATAAGTCATCCTACGAGCACGTTGTTGAGGGATAAATATATGGGAATATTCTAAACCCAATCTGTCTAACTCCTCTTTTGCACTAGAATAATCATCATCGTAATATTCAAATGTTACGTACAAAGGAAATTGGTTAAGCTGAGTGAAAACTAAAATGAATAACTCTTTTATATCCTCGTTTGAGTATGAAAGCTGCCATACATTTTTAGGTTTTGGGTTTACAATAAATTCTTCTATGCACACATAATAAGGTTTGATTCCAAAATACATTTGTTTGTTCATATTAACTCTCCCAGAAACAAATTAACGTCATACTCCTGCTTATCTTTAAAGTATAAACTAAGTCTCTATATAAAAAACGTTCATCTGATAGGATGAACGTTTTCAGGTTTGAATATTATCTACCACACTAACAATTATCTTTCCCTTTGCATGTCCTTCACCAAGGTAGCGTATAGCTTCTTTCACTTGATTTAGATTATACCGTCTATCAATTACAGGTAGTAAATTACCTTCCATATAAAGTTTTGTTAAAGCATCTTGATCCTTCTTATTTGGTTTATGTACAAGAACTTTCAGCGTCTTATTTTCTGTTTTTGCAAACAAAGGCCCTAGACATAATAATTGCATGATTAGTGATAACGACCCTCCAACCATAACATATGTACCATTAGGATTTAATACTCGCTTGCAATTAAATATGGACCGCGTACCAACAACATCGAGAATTAAATCATACGACTTATCCAATTGGGTAAAGTCTTCTTTCTTATAATCAATGACATAATTTGCCCCTAATGACTTTAGCATATTAAGCTTTTGGGTGCTATCCACACAGGTTACCTCAGGACCATGTAATTTTGCCAGCTGCAAGGCGAACGTGCCCACCACTCCCCCACCGGCACCATTAATTAAAACAGTTTGCCTTTTTGTATTCTGGCGGCCAATACGTAATCCTTGCAAGGCGAGCACAGCTGCTTGCGGAATGGCGGCCGCTTGATCAAATGTCATACTAGCTGGTTTTATGGACATTGCATCTTCATGTACACACACATACTCTGCGAAACCGCCCCAGCCACACCAAGATATGTCCCCAAATACTTCATCTCCTGCTACAAGGTGCTTTACATGACTGCCAACCGCTTCGACCCTGCCAGATATGTCCGCTCCCAGTATCCTGTGTTTCGGTTTTATCATTCCCCCCAAACGGGTTAAAAACGGTTTACCTCTTAATAGATCCCAGTCCCACGAATTTACGGATACAGCAAGAACTTTAACCAGTACTTCATTATTCTGAGGATACGGAATGTCTATTTCATTGAGTTCAAGTTCATCTGTCGTTCCATATTTTTCATATATTATCGCCTTCATGAAGAAATCTCCTTTTAAGAATTTATTCGTACAAAACAATTCTTTATATGCCATTAGAGAGTTTATGAACATGAAGTATAAAATATATGTCTTGGTATAATAAAAGGGATTTCAACATCTATTGCATTAACACAAGAAAAAATTTTCTTGATTTAATACCCGAATGCTACCACTATAGTACCTTAATAAAATGGCGCTGTTTCAGTTAATTGTTTATAAAACGATGAACAGTGGCAGGGGGGGAACTTGTTTTTTCTTTTTCTGTTCTAATAACAGTAACAGGTATTAGTTATGACCAATGTATATGAACTTTTTCAAACTACACATGCTATGAAATGTACTCAGGCCATACTTTAACTTTCCCCTCATTTTCGCCAATACATGAAGGATTTTAATTGATTTTGTATTTTTTGTTGGAGTGGTTAAATATACAAGGCTTACCTCCTACGATTTTCTTTTAGTATCCTTCTTCCTTAAACTACCGAGTTAGCATAATAG
This genomic window contains:
- a CDS encoding NAD(P)-dependent alcohol dehydrogenase — its product is MKAIIYEKYGTTDELELNEIDIPYPQNNEVLVKVLAVSVNSWDWDLLRGKPFLTRLGGMIKPKHRILGADISGRVEAVGSHVKHLVAGDEVFGDISWCGWGGFAEYVCVHEDAMSIKPASMTFDQAAAIPQAAVLALQGLRIGRQNTKRQTVLINGAGGGVVGTFALQLAKLHGPEVTCVDSTQKLNMLKSLGANYVIDYKKEDFTQLDKSYDLILDVVGTRSIFNCKRVLNPNGTYVMVGGSLSLIMQLLCLGPLFAKTENKTLKVLVHKPNKKDQDALTKLYMEGNLLPVIDRRYNLNQVKEAIRYLGEGHAKGKIIVSVVDNIQT